Genomic segment of Apus apus isolate bApuApu2 chromosome 9, bApuApu2.pri.cur, whole genome shotgun sequence:
ACAGTGATTTTTGCAATAGTTGAGGCAACTTTCTTGCTGAATAAAGCATGATCGGTGAAAAAGGAGAGGATTACTGTAGTTGACTAAATCATGCTAAGGAGACATTTTCtgtaaaggaaaggaaactgaTCAACACTGAGATTTGACTGGATCAGTGTAATTTTCTGCTGCATTGACTGACAGCACATCATTGATGAATTGCAAATCAGGGTAAATTTCTCCTTTCATTCCTTTCAATATAGCAAGAAACATGATAGAAACATATTCATCGTATGGGCCTGTTGTCCAAGGAGTGGGAGTGAAACGTACATCTGGAACACttaccttttcttctcttttgtttgttcAGGCTTGATATTGCCCAATGGAGATATCAATTGGAATTGCCCATGTCTGGGTGGAATGGCTAGTGGTCCCTGTGGGGAACAGTTCAAGTcagctttttcttgtttccactatagtacagaagaaataaagggaTCAGACTGTGTGGACCAATTCCGTGCCATGCAGGAATGCATGCAGAAATACCCAGATCTTTACCCTCAAGAggatgaaaatgaagaaaaagagaagtcaaGCAAAGATTTGGAAGCTACTCCTATGGAGGCTCCTGTTGCCAAAGAGGAGAATGGATCTAGCTAATGAAGATGCAAGGAGGCTGTTGTCtccatttctcattttcagagaCATGGACGTGTGTCTGTCTTTTGAGTCTCAACAAATGTTTCACCATTGTTCTATACACTGTATcatagtaaataatttattgctgAAGGAGAAATCTCGTTGCAACCGCTTTGCAAATAAGTACTACAAAAGGAATGAGTATATGTATGTACTGTGCAACCTGTCAG
This window contains:
- the CHCHD4 gene encoding mitochondrial intermembrane space import and assembly protein 40, encoding MSYCRQEGKDRIIFATKEDHETPSSAELVADDPDDPYEEHGLILPNGDINWNCPCLGGMASGPCGEQFKSAFSCFHYSTEEIKGSDCVDQFRAMQECMQKYPDLYPQEDENEEKEKSSKDLEATPMEAPVAKEENGSS